One stretch of Rhodospirillaceae bacterium DNA includes these proteins:
- the xdhC gene encoding xanthine dehydrogenase accessory protein XdhC: protein MTGRPADPVLAAAHAFALAGKPAVLVTIAAAKGSTPRVPGTRMLVDADKIVGSVGGGQLEFDIIAGARALIAQGATASSHQHFILGPDLRQCCGGALDIVLEPLAADAASWLGQVIAWEQAGQYWTGTLILGQPSTARELYPLDAPSTDPGTARLRKSESGMILSETSGIRWPQLYLFGAGHVGRALVNLLGDLPFHVTWSDGREGIFPDRIPDNVAIDAGAANAEMINAAPADAHFLVMTHSHALDFEIVQAILLRGSFASLGLIGSDTKRARFLQRLREGGVPAVDLARLQCPIGLAGIKSKIPAAIAIAVAAELLLRPAAGVQLPAAGMQLSG from the coding sequence ATGACCGGCCGCCCAGCAGATCCGGTCCTTGCCGCTGCGCATGCATTCGCGCTGGCGGGGAAACCAGCCGTGCTGGTCACCATCGCTGCCGCCAAGGGCTCGACACCGCGCGTGCCGGGCACCCGCATGCTGGTTGATGCCGACAAAATCGTCGGCTCGGTGGGCGGCGGGCAATTGGAATTCGACATCATCGCCGGGGCCCGCGCTCTCATCGCGCAAGGGGCCACGGCAAGTTCACATCAGCATTTCATCCTTGGCCCCGATTTGCGCCAATGCTGTGGTGGCGCGCTCGATATTGTCCTCGAACCGCTCGCTGCGGATGCCGCGTCCTGGCTCGGCCAGGTGATCGCCTGGGAACAGGCCGGTCAGTATTGGACCGGCACTCTCATCTTGGGGCAACCCAGCACGGCGCGGGAACTGTACCCGCTCGACGCACCGTCGACGGATCCTGGCACGGCGCGGCTGCGCAAGAGCGAATCCGGCATGATCCTTAGCGAGACGTCCGGGATCCGCTGGCCGCAGCTCTATCTCTTTGGCGCCGGCCATGTCGGCCGCGCGCTGGTCAACCTGCTGGGCGATCTTCCCTTCCACGTCACCTGGAGCGATGGGCGCGAAGGCATTTTCCCGGACAGGATTCCCGACAATGTCGCAATCGATGCCGGCGCTGCGAACGCCGAGATGATCAACGCCGCGCCAGCGGATGCCCATTTCCTGGTCATGACCCACAGCCATGCCCTCGATTTCGAGATCGTGCAGGCCATTCTGCTGCGCGGTTCCTTTGCCAGCCTGGGATTGATCGGCAGCGACACCAAGCGGGCACGATTCCTGCAGCGCCTGCGCGAAGGCGGGGTGCCGGCGGTCGATCTTGCGCGCCTGCAGTGCCCCATTGGCCTTGCCGGCATCAAGAGCAAGATACCGGCGGCGATCGCCATCGCGGTGGCGGCGGAACTGCTGCTGCGGCCAGCAGCGGGGGTGCAATTACCAGCAGCAGGGATGCAATTGTCCGGCTGA
- the xdhA gene encoding xanthine dehydrogenase small subunit, translating to MAIRYLLGPDMRSVEPASPTETVLDHLRREQHRPGTKEGCAEGDCGACTVVIADLQDGALRYRAVNACIQFVGTLHGKQIITVEDLQAEDGSLHPVQQAMVQAHGSQCGFCTPGIVMSLFAQYRNAATFDDQETTDALAGNLCRCTGYGPILAAAKIALKNRKPDQFDVRASETIAQLQAMADGTTDNPGYFAPRSSDELASLYQRNPSATLVAGGTDVGLWVTKQRRQLDPVISLAEVADLQSIDETASEIVIGAGVTYAQLLPVVAPHWPDFAEIIRRLGSAQIRNVATVGGNIANGSPIGDGAPCLIALGATLMLRRGDARREMPLQDFFLAYGKQDRQPGEFVEAIRLPKPEAGWEFRAYKISKRFDQDISALLGAFHVKIEDGKVVDIRIAFGGMAAVPKRAAAVETTLRGQTWSAATIDKVATLFAQDYQPIADMRASAAYRGKVAANLLRKCFIELSDSVAETRVTFAGRHAHG from the coding sequence ATGGCCATCCGTTATCTCCTAGGGCCTGACATGCGATCTGTGGAGCCGGCTTCACCGACCGAGACGGTACTCGACCATCTGCGGCGCGAGCAACATCGCCCCGGCACCAAGGAAGGCTGCGCTGAAGGCGATTGCGGCGCCTGTACTGTGGTGATCGCCGATCTTCAGGATGGTGCCTTGCGCTATCGCGCGGTGAATGCCTGCATCCAGTTTGTTGGCACTCTGCATGGCAAGCAAATCATCACGGTGGAGGATCTGCAGGCCGAGGATGGTAGCCTGCACCCGGTCCAGCAGGCGATGGTCCAGGCACATGGTTCGCAATGCGGTTTCTGCACCCCCGGCATCGTCATGTCGCTCTTTGCGCAGTACCGGAATGCGGCGACCTTCGATGACCAGGAGACGACCGACGCGCTCGCCGGCAATCTTTGTCGCTGCACCGGTTATGGACCAATTCTGGCGGCGGCGAAAATCGCGCTGAAAAATCGTAAGCCGGACCAGTTTGACGTCCGTGCCAGCGAGACCATTGCGCAGTTGCAAGCGATGGCGGATGGAACCACCGACAATCCCGGCTATTTCGCCCCGCGCAGCAGCGATGAATTGGCGTCGCTTTACCAGAGGAATCCTTCCGCCACGTTGGTCGCCGGCGGGACCGATGTCGGCCTGTGGGTCACCAAGCAACGTCGCCAGCTCGACCCGGTGATCTCATTGGCCGAGGTCGCGGATCTGCAAAGCATCGATGAGACGGCTTCGGAAATCGTCATCGGTGCTGGTGTTACTTATGCGCAACTGCTGCCGGTCGTGGCGCCGCATTGGCCGGATTTTGCCGAGATCATCCGCAGGTTGGGCTCCGCCCAGATCCGCAATGTCGCAACGGTCGGCGGCAACATCGCCAACGGCTCGCCGATCGGTGATGGTGCGCCCTGCCTGATAGCGCTTGGCGCCACACTGATGTTGCGCCGGGGAGATGCGCGCCGGGAGATGCCGCTGCAGGACTTCTTCCTTGCCTATGGCAAGCAGGACCGCCAGCCCGGCGAATTTGTCGAAGCGATCCGCCTCCCCAAGCCGGAAGCTGGCTGGGAGTTCCGCGCCTACAAGATTTCCAAGCGCTTCGATCAGGACATCTCGGCCTTGCTTGGCGCCTTTCACGTCAAGATCGAGGATGGCAAAGTCGTGGATATCCGCATCGCCTTTGGCGGCATGGCGGCCGTTCCGAAGCGGGCTGCCGCCGTCGAAACCACCTTGCGCGGCCAGACCTGGAGCGCGGCCACGATCGACAAAGTCGCGACTCTGTTCGCGCAGGACTATCAGCCGATCGCTGACATGCGGGCAAGTGCCGCCTATCGCGGCAAGGTCGCTGCCAATCTCTTGCGCAAATGCTTCATTGAACTCAGCGATTCTGTTGCCGAGACGCGGGTCACCTTTGCCGGCAGGCATGCCCATGGCTAG
- the uraH gene encoding hydroxyisourate hydrolase, which translates to MGRLTTHVLDTAHGVPGAAMRLELYRLGAERVLVAQTITNADGRCDRPLLEDAALTAATYELVFHAGDYFAGRGLDLPQPRFVDIVTLRFGVSDPTQHYHVPLLVSPFAYSTYRGS; encoded by the coding sequence ATGGGTCGACTGACCACCCACGTCCTCGACACGGCGCATGGCGTGCCGGGTGCGGCGATGCGCCTGGAACTCTATCGCCTGGGAGCGGAGCGTGTCCTGGTGGCGCAGACCATCACCAATGCCGACGGCCGCTGCGACCGCCCCCTGCTGGAAGATGCGGCGCTGACGGCTGCTACCTATGAACTGGTCTTCCATGCCGGGGACTATTTCGCCGGCCGCGGTCTCGACCTGCCGCAACCGCGCTTTGTCGACATCGTGACCTTGCGGTTCGGGGTGAGCGATCCCACGCAGCATTATCACGTGCCGCTGCTGGTCTCACCCTTTGCCTATTCCACCTATCGCGGCTCTTAG
- a CDS encoding CoA pyrophosphatase, with the protein MKPDMAGLTLKQAAVLVPLVDRPEGMTVLLTKRTDHLHDHAGQISFPGGRIDPEDADAIAAALRETEEETGLDRAHIDLIGQLDIYVTRTGFEVTPIVGLVRPGFTLSPDTFEVAEIFEVPLSFFLAPDSRRMESRVWQGRTRYFYVYPYGDYYIWGATAGMLNNLAEILGAGPAPKGKFDTALKGT; encoded by the coding sequence ATGAAACCGGATATGGCCGGCCTGACACTGAAGCAGGCCGCCGTCCTGGTGCCGCTGGTCGACCGGCCGGAAGGAATGACAGTCCTCCTCACCAAGCGCACCGATCATCTTCATGACCATGCCGGCCAGATCAGTTTTCCCGGCGGCCGCATCGATCCGGAGGATGCCGACGCCATCGCCGCCGCCTTGCGCGAGACGGAGGAGGAGACGGGGCTGGACCGCGCCCATATCGATCTCATCGGCCAGCTCGACATCTATGTGACGCGGACCGGTTTTGAGGTGACTCCGATTGTGGGGCTGGTAAGGCCCGGTTTCACCCTCAGTCCGGACACCTTCGAAGTGGCCGAGATCTTCGAGGTGCCGTTGTCCTTCTTTCTGGCACCGGACAGTCGCCGCATGGAAAGCCGCGTCTGGCAAGGCCGCACGCGCTATTTCTACGTCTATCCCTATGGCGACTATTACATCTGGGGCGCGACCGCCGGCATGCTCAACAACCTGGCCGAGATTCTCGGCGCCGGTCCCGCCCCAAAGGGGAAATTCGACACGGCCCTGAAGGGGACATGA
- a CDS encoding DUF1285 domain-containing protein, translating to MSNHDLNSPDFSMLPSCGDFDFRIARDGTWFYRGSPIGRKSLVRLFSTVLRRENDGSYWLVTPVERGRITVDDAPFVAVEMTVTGAGQDQKLAFRTNVEDWVTADADHPIRIDLAEGDQPSPYIRVRGALDALISRPVFYQLVDLAETKGAELGVWSGGSYFPLGQVETA from the coding sequence ATGTCCAACCACGATTTGAATTCACCTGATTTCAGCATGTTGCCCTCCTGCGGCGATTTCGATTTTCGCATCGCCCGGGACGGCACCTGGTTTTACCGCGGTTCGCCGATCGGACGTAAATCCTTGGTGCGCCTATTTTCCACGGTATTGCGGCGAGAAAATGACGGATCCTATTGGCTTGTTACACCGGTCGAACGTGGCCGGATCACCGTCGACGACGCCCCCTTCGTCGCCGTGGAGATGACTGTGACAGGCGCTGGCCAGGACCAGAAGCTGGCCTTTCGCACAAATGTCGAGGATTGGGTGACCGCCGATGCCGACCATCCGATTCGCATCGACCTTGCCGAGGGCGATCAGCCATCGCCCTATATAAGGGTGCGCGGCGCCTTGGATGCGCTGATCAGCCGTCCGGTCTTCTATCAACTGGTCGATCTCGCCGAGACGAAGGGCGCGGAACTGGGCGTCTGGAGCGGCGGCAGCTATTTTCCGCTCGGCCAGGTCGAGACCGCCTGA
- a CDS encoding MoxR family ATPase, which yields MATTETASTGPVSGFPAGAAPQGGDLGAEIETLSGRLARVKTNIGQIIFGQEETVEQSMISLLAGGHVLLIGVPGLAKTRLVDCLGKVLGLDAKRVQCTPDLMPADIIGSEVLEESDTGKRAFRFIEGPVFSQLLMADEINRASPRTQSALLQAMQEHKVSVGGHTYPLPQPFHVLATQNPLEQEGTYPLPEAQLDRFLLQIDVHYPSLDAERQMLIVTTGSVDAEAATVLSAAELMAAQRLVRRIPIGDKVVEAILRLVRAGRPESSDIEDVKKNLAWGPGPRAGQALMLASRARALLQGRFSPSIDDVAALAHPVLRHRIALNYGARAEGVTLGNIIDRLIGQLG from the coding sequence TTGGCAACCACTGAAACAGCATCCACCGGGCCGGTCAGCGGATTTCCAGCCGGTGCCGCGCCCCAGGGAGGCGATCTCGGCGCGGAAATCGAGACGCTTTCAGGTCGCCTGGCCCGGGTGAAGACGAATATCGGCCAGATCATCTTCGGTCAGGAGGAGACTGTCGAACAATCGATGATCAGCCTGCTGGCCGGCGGCCATGTGCTGCTGATCGGCGTGCCGGGCCTGGCCAAGACGCGGCTGGTGGATTGCCTGGGCAAGGTCCTGGGGCTGGATGCCAAGCGCGTGCAATGCACTCCCGATCTCATGCCAGCCGACATCATCGGCTCCGAAGTGCTCGAGGAGAGCGATACCGGCAAGCGCGCCTTCCGCTTCATCGAGGGACCGGTCTTCAGCCAGTTGCTGATGGCCGACGAAATCAACCGCGCCAGCCCGCGTACCCAATCGGCGCTGCTGCAGGCGATGCAGGAGCACAAGGTCTCGGTCGGCGGCCACACCTATCCGCTGCCGCAGCCCTTCCATGTGCTGGCGACCCAGAACCCGCTGGAGCAGGAAGGCACCTATCCGCTGCCCGAAGCCCAGCTCGACCGTTTCCTGCTGCAGATCGACGTGCATTACCCGAGCCTGGACGCCGAACGGCAGATGCTGATCGTCACCACCGGCTCGGTCGATGCCGAAGCCGCCACCGTGCTGAGCGCCGCCGAATTGATGGCAGCGCAGCGCCTCGTGCGACGCATCCCCATCGGCGACAAGGTGGTCGAGGCCATCCTGCGGCTGGTGCGCGCCGGTCGTCCCGAAAGCAGTGACATCGAGGATGTGAAGAAGAACCTTGCCTGGGGTCCGGGGCCGCGGGCTGGCCAGGCCCTGATGCTGGCAAGCCGAGCGCGGGCCTTGCTGCAGGGTCGCTTCAGCCCGTCGATCGACGATGTCGCTGCATTGGCGCATCCGGTGCTGCGCCATCGCATCGCGCTCAATTACGGCGCGCGGGCCGAAGGTGTGACGCTGGGCAACATCATCGATCGCTTGATCGGGCAATTGGGCTGA
- a CDS encoding DUF58 domain-containing protein: MAQTLKDTRDRDRNKAEAAAVAERLPPLLLAAERIAATVEQGVHGRRRTGPGEVFWQYRNYYPGDELKRLDWRASAKTDRLYLRQLEWSASQSVYLWCDLSPSMVYASRRDLATKAERAQVLGLAVASVLARAGERVGLLGHAVPPSAGRNVTERLAEQLFIDARTPAQAASLPPPADLPAHSHALLISDFLSPLDELQRVIARFAGRNIHGHLLQVLDPAEQAMPFTGRVRFEGLEQEGDMLMSRAEAVREQYVERLVAHQQALRDLARHAGWSMTVHVTDSAPAASVIALYQWLAADRRLRR; the protein is encoded by the coding sequence ATCGCCCAGACGCTCAAAGACACCCGCGACCGGGACCGCAACAAGGCGGAAGCGGCGGCGGTCGCAGAGCGCCTGCCGCCCTTGCTGTTGGCGGCGGAACGCATTGCAGCGACCGTCGAACAGGGTGTTCACGGCCGCCGGCGCACGGGTCCCGGCGAGGTGTTCTGGCAATACCGCAACTATTACCCCGGCGACGAACTGAAGCGGCTCGATTGGCGCGCCTCGGCAAAGACCGACCGGCTCTATCTGCGCCAGTTGGAATGGTCTGCCTCGCAAAGCGTTTATCTGTGGTGCGATCTCTCGCCCTCCATGGTCTATGCCAGCCGCCGCGACCTCGCGACCAAGGCCGAGCGCGCGCAGGTGCTGGGCCTCGCTGTTGCTAGCGTACTCGCGCGCGCCGGCGAACGTGTGGGCCTCCTTGGCCATGCCGTACCACCGAGCGCCGGGCGCAACGTGACCGAGCGGCTTGCCGAGCAACTCTTTATCGATGCCCGGACACCGGCTCAGGCCGCAAGCCTGCCGCCGCCGGCCGATCTGCCGGCGCATTCCCATGCCCTCCTCATCAGCGATTTCCTCTCGCCGCTTGACGAATTGCAGCGCGTCATCGCGCGTTTTGCCGGACGCAACATCCATGGCCATCTGTTGCAGGTGCTGGACCCGGCCGAGCAGGCGATGCCCTTTACCGGGCGCGTGCGCTTCGAGGGATTGGAACAGGAAGGCGACATGCTGATGAGTCGCGCCGAAGCCGTGCGCGAGCAATATGTCGAACGTCTGGTCGCCCATCAGCAAGCGCTGCGGGATCTCGCCCGCCATGCCGGCTGGAGCATGACCGTGCATGTGACCGACAGCGCACCCGCAGCCTCCGTCATTGCCCTCTATCAATGGCTCGCTGCAGATCGCAGGTTGCGCCGATGA
- a CDS encoding DUF4159 domain-containing protein — translation MNFGNLSILVPGLLAAFIALPILWWLLRLTPPSPKRIHFPAIRLLFGLIPKEETPHRTPWWLILLRVSIAALIIAALSHPVWNAGENLSRPGSMLLVVDNGWAAAPHWSQTSLMAENLIDQADREGRTVLLVPTAPALGQAALTPPDSLAPAQAKAAIANLVPQPWTNRRDLVETMLRQMAENGALGQDLNITWLSDGTTGGDSDKTLAAQLGTLGALRIVGPRDLPLILRPAKVDAGGLNLQVERAMVGASQAVGLRVLDAEGRTISLATARFAANQNAVEAKIELPLELRGRVGAIALQQSGDAESGHAGGIVLLDDAAGSKPIGVITDNATAARQPLLGELYYVERAMQPFNELRVGNVSTLAKQPLAVMILPDGSNISDSDRVSLAAWVEAGGMLIRFAGERLALAAGDDNLLPVRLRQGDRVLGGALSWSAPASLAPFPTASPFVGLATPKDVTVNRQVLAQPDIDLGSRTWARLSDGTPLVTGTKRGEGYIVLFHVSANTAWSNLALSGLYVEMLNRLLLLAAGVPNSGQDKATPLPPSQLLDGYGRLVVAPTSITPLSPEDFKEQRTGPLHPPGLYGAQQARRALNLTATLPAVSPISLPTEPLARSTAIDWKPWLLLLAALLLAGDCLIGLYMRGLLSRGGRGAALGQAAKAASMALLVAFSLIATVPQVRAQDVVQPMSDEEIIAAAETTHLAYVRTGIPNVDATSRAGLFGLTNRLLERTSADMGEPVGVDLNVDTLDFYPILYWPIAGSSQALGDRAITEINRYLAGGGMILFDTADQNVVGITGGLGPGAMRLQEITGGLEIPPLAPVAADHVLTRSFYLLKDFPGRWVGGTLWVENSQSRVNDGVASVIVGSNDYASAWAMDDYGQPLFPVTPGGERQREFAYRFGVNLVMYALTGKYKEDQVHVPAILERLGQ, via the coding sequence ATGAATTTTGGCAATCTCAGCATTCTTGTTCCGGGGCTGCTGGCGGCCTTCATCGCCCTGCCGATCCTGTGGTGGCTGCTGCGCCTGACCCCGCCCAGCCCCAAGCGCATTCATTTTCCCGCTATCCGACTTCTGTTCGGCCTCATCCCCAAGGAAGAAACGCCGCATCGGACGCCGTGGTGGCTGATCCTGTTGCGCGTCTCGATCGCCGCCTTGATCATCGCCGCCTTGTCGCATCCGGTCTGGAATGCCGGCGAGAATCTGAGCCGGCCAGGATCGATGCTGCTGGTAGTCGACAATGGCTGGGCCGCGGCCCCCCATTGGAGCCAGACCAGCTTGATGGCGGAAAACCTGATCGACCAGGCCGATCGCGAAGGTCGCACGGTCTTGCTGGTACCGACGGCACCGGCGCTGGGTCAGGCCGCGCTTACTCCGCCTGACAGCCTCGCGCCGGCGCAGGCCAAGGCAGCCATCGCCAATCTCGTCCCCCAGCCCTGGACGAACCGGCGCGATCTGGTGGAAACCATGCTGCGGCAGATGGCCGAGAACGGTGCTCTTGGCCAGGATCTCAACATCACCTGGCTGAGCGACGGCACCACCGGTGGCGACAGCGACAAGACACTGGCGGCGCAACTTGGCACGCTCGGTGCCTTGCGGATCGTGGGGCCGCGCGATCTGCCCCTCATCCTGCGCCCCGCCAAGGTCGATGCCGGTGGGCTGAACCTGCAGGTCGAACGCGCCATGGTGGGCGCTTCGCAGGCCGTCGGTCTGCGTGTTCTCGATGCCGAGGGCCGCACCATCAGCCTCGCCACCGCGCGCTTTGCCGCCAACCAGAATGCGGTCGAGGCGAAGATCGAGCTGCCGCTTGAACTGCGCGGCCGCGTTGGCGCGATTGCGCTTCAGCAATCGGGTGACGCCGAATCGGGTCATGCCGGCGGCATCGTGCTGCTGGATGACGCCGCCGGATCGAAGCCGATCGGTGTTATCACGGATAACGCGACGGCAGCGCGCCAGCCGCTGCTGGGCGAACTCTATTACGTCGAACGCGCCATGCAGCCCTTCAACGAATTGCGCGTCGGCAATGTCAGTACCTTGGCAAAGCAACCGCTTGCGGTGATGATCCTGCCCGATGGCAGCAATATCAGCGACAGTGACCGGGTGAGCCTTGCCGCCTGGGTTGAAGCCGGTGGCATGCTCATCCGCTTTGCCGGCGAACGCCTGGCCCTCGCCGCCGGCGACGACAATCTGCTGCCGGTGCGCTTGCGTCAGGGGGACCGCGTGCTGGGCGGTGCGCTCAGCTGGTCGGCGCCGGCGAGCCTAGCGCCCTTCCCCACGGCCTCGCCTTTTGTCGGCCTGGCAACGCCCAAGGATGTGACGGTCAATCGCCAGGTCCTGGCACAGCCAGACATCGATCTTGGTAGCCGCACCTGGGCAAGGCTCAGCGATGGTACCCCGCTGGTCACCGGAACCAAGCGCGGCGAAGGCTATATCGTTCTCTTCCATGTCAGCGCCAACACGGCCTGGTCGAACCTTGCGCTCTCGGGATTGTATGTCGAGATGCTCAACCGCCTCTTGTTGCTGGCGGCCGGCGTGCCCAACAGCGGCCAGGATAAGGCGACACCCTTGCCGCCCAGTCAGTTGCTCGACGGCTATGGCCGCCTCGTGGTGGCACCGACCAGCATCACGCCGCTCTCCCCAGAGGACTTCAAGGAGCAGCGCACTGGACCGCTGCACCCGCCCGGCCTCTATGGGGCGCAGCAGGCTCGCCGAGCGCTCAATCTTACGGCGACATTGCCCGCTGTGAGCCCGATCAGCTTGCCGACCGAGCCGTTGGCGCGGTCGACGGCGATCGACTGGAAACCTTGGCTGCTGCTCCTGGCGGCATTGCTGCTCGCCGGGGATTGTCTGATCGGCCTCTATATGCGCGGCCTGCTCAGCCGGGGTGGTCGCGGCGCGGCTCTGGGGCAGGCTGCCAAGGCCGCCAGCATGGCCCTGCTGGTAGCGTTCAGCCTGATCGCCACGGTCCCGCAGGTCCGGGCGCAGGACGTGGTACAGCCGATGAGCGATGAGGAAATCATCGCCGCCGCCGAGACCACGCATCTCGCCTATGTTCGCACCGGTATTCCCAATGTCGACGCCACCAGCCGCGCCGGCCTCTTCGGGCTGACCAACAGGCTGCTGGAGCGGACCTCGGCCGACATGGGCGAGCCGGTCGGTGTCGACCTCAATGTCGACACGCTCGATTTCTACCCCATCCTCTATTGGCCGATTGCCGGATCAAGTCAGGCCCTGGGTGACCGGGCGATCACCGAAATCAATCGCTATCTCGCCGGCGGCGGCATGATCCTGTTCGATACGGCCGATCAGAACGTCGTCGGAATTACCGGCGGCCTCGGGCCAGGCGCCATGCGCCTGCAGGAAATCACCGGCGGCCTCGAAATTCCGCCGCTGGCACCGGTCGCAGCCGACCATGTGCTGACGCGCTCCTTCTATCTGCTCAAGGATTTTCCCGGGCGCTGGGTCGGCGGCACGCTTTGGGTCGAGAATTCGCAAAGCCGCGTCAATGACGGCGTTGCCTCGGTCATCGTGGGGAGCAACGACTATGCCTCGGCCTGGGCGATGGATGATTACGGGCAACCGCTGTTCCCGGTAACACCCGGCGGCGAGCGGCAACGCGAGTTCGCCTATCGCTTCGGCGTCAATCTGGTGATGTATGCGCTCACCGGCAAGTACAAGGAAGACCAGGTCCATGTGCCGGCGATCCTGGAAAGGCTGGGGCAATGA
- a CDS encoding Lrp/AsnC family transcriptional regulator, with protein MRRAKLDKIDLKILADLQADGRMTNVDLAKRAGISAPPCLRRVRALEKAGFLKGYHADVNAEALGFGVTVFAQVGLSSQAENDLKAFEARVLTWPQVRECHMLAGETDFLLKIVAHDWDSYQRFLTTCLTAAPNVSHVKSALAIRTGKNQPGVPIDVEGGEEPKGEDI; from the coding sequence ATGCGGCGCGCAAAGCTCGACAAGATCGACCTGAAAATCCTGGCCGATCTGCAGGCCGATGGCCGCATGACCAATGTCGACCTTGCCAAGCGCGCCGGGATCTCGGCCCCGCCTTGCCTGCGCCGTGTCCGCGCCCTTGAAAAAGCTGGCTTTCTCAAAGGTTACCATGCCGACGTCAATGCCGAGGCTTTGGGCTTTGGCGTCACTGTCTTCGCCCAGGTCGGTCTTTCCAGCCAAGCCGAGAACGACCTCAAGGCCTTCGAGGCGCGGGTCCTGACCTGGCCGCAGGTGCGTGAATGCCACATGCTGGCCGGCGAAACCGATTTCCTGCTGAAAATCGTGGCGCATGACTGGGATTCCTATCAGCGCTTCCTGACGACCTGCCTCACCGCGGCGCCCAATGTCAGCCACGTCAAATCGGCGCTGGCCATCCGCACCGGCAAGAACCAGCCCGGTGTGCCGATCGACGTCGAGGGCGGCGAGGAGCCGAAAGGCGAAGATATCTAG
- a CDS encoding LysR family transcriptional regulator produces the protein MDWDKLRIFHAVAEAGSFTHAGEVLNLSQSAVSRQISSLEESLNVALFHRHARGLILTEQGELLYRTAHEVFSKLAMAEAQLAESKDRPKGQLKVTATQAFGSSWLTPVLLEFIDLYPDVDVDLVLEDRELDLSMREADVAIRMAPPRQPELIQRHLMTVHLNIYAAPSYLKRHGIPKVPEDIDQHRVIVYGNDMRPPVEDIDWLLRAGTKKDKPRRPILKVNSVYAILRAVQSGLGLASLPEFMVTEGASLVRVLPELQGPRIDAYFVYPEELRNSKRIQVFRDFLLRKVAEGKMQS, from the coding sequence ATGGATTGGGACAAGCTGAGGATTTTTCATGCCGTGGCCGAAGCCGGCTCTTTCACGCATGCCGGTGAGGTGCTCAATCTCAGCCAGTCGGCGGTGTCGCGGCAGATATCGTCTCTGGAGGAGAGCCTCAATGTGGCGCTCTTCCACCGCCATGCCCGCGGACTCATCCTCACCGAGCAAGGCGAATTGCTCTATCGCACTGCCCATGAAGTATTCTCGAAACTCGCCATGGCGGAAGCGCAGCTGGCCGAATCGAAAGATCGGCCCAAGGGCCAGTTGAAGGTGACGGCGACCCAGGCCTTCGGCTCGTCCTGGCTCACTCCGGTGCTGCTCGAATTCATCGATCTATATCCCGATGTTGATGTGGATCTGGTGCTTGAGGATCGCGAGCTCGACCTCTCCATGCGCGAGGCCGACGTTGCCATCCGCATGGCGCCGCCGCGCCAGCCGGAGCTGATCCAGCGTCATCTGATGACGGTGCATCTCAATATCTATGCAGCGCCCTCCTATCTTAAGCGCCATGGCATTCCCAAGGTGCCGGAGGATATCGACCAGCACCGGGTGATCGTCTATGGCAACGACATGCGTCCGCCGGTCGAGGATATCGATTGGCTGCTGCGCGCCGGCACCAAGAAGGACAAGCCGCGCCGCCCGATCCTGAAGGTAAACTCGGTCTATGCCATCCTGCGCGCCGTGCAGAGTGGTCTCGGCCTTGCCAGCCTGCCGGAATTCATGGTGACGGAAGGGGCGAGCCTGGTCCGGGTGCTGCCCGAATTGCAAGGTCCGCGCATCGACGCCTATTTCGTCTATCCGGAAGAACTGCGGAATTCGAAGCGTATCCAGGTCTTCCGCGACTTCCTGCTGCGGAAGGTCGCCGAAGGCAAGATGCAGTCGTAA
- a CDS encoding YqaE/Pmp3 family membrane protein has protein sequence MIYLVALILPPLALLLYGKVFQAVFNLLLYVLAWVAFFASLLFGGSAGFVLWLIAALHAIFVVNDVKKNARTAAFLAGGVRSSRD, from the coding sequence ATGATTTATCTTGTTGCGCTGATCCTCCCGCCGCTGGCCCTCCTGCTCTACGGGAAGGTGTTCCAGGCGGTCTTCAACCTGCTGCTTTATGTGCTCGCATGGGTCGCTTTCTTTGCGAGCCTGTTGTTCGGCGGTTCGGCTGGATTCGTGCTGTGGCTGATCGCGGCGCTGCACGCCATCTTCGTGGTCAACGATGTGAAGAAGAATGCGCGGACAGCGGCCTTCCTGGCCGGGGGAGTTCGGTCCAGCCGGGACTAG